A single Crateriforma conspicua DNA region contains:
- a CDS encoding aromatic ring-hydroxylating oxygenase subunit alpha, which translates to MPYHSKRTMQPLIPANDYVSGAAHQRDVAELRRSTWQLVGTRRDLAKPGDTLAATVLGLPVVLRNFGDGVSAFRNVCAHRQCTIAADGASHSASLKCPYHGWHYGADGRTRKIPGAKNFPNFDREAHRLQTYAVQFCGELVFTRLCAPDDVGHGSLQAWMGDTFDQLQQATRPEHWTQNLGTHLDFHVNWKIPIEGSLESYHLDEVHAATFGHDPGEEHSEHVMSPLGTTFQTRYRTDSLVERIEERCIRWMTGGFDGSYRHLHTFPNLMASLNDSLSLVYQIVPTGPTTSRMNLWGFGRAASRGGWFAKMGSRAMRRASAKMALKVLNEDAAIFPLVQRGMTALCDDTLPDDQPATAQSPSPSAKRPGVFGRCEERLDAFHRDWQSRFASIGRASSTSELASTRHP; encoded by the coding sequence ATGCCCTATCACAGCAAACGGACGATGCAGCCGCTGATTCCGGCGAATGACTATGTCAGCGGTGCGGCGCATCAACGCGACGTGGCCGAGCTTCGTCGTTCTACATGGCAATTGGTGGGCACGCGGCGTGATTTGGCTAAGCCCGGCGACACGCTTGCCGCCACGGTGCTGGGCTTGCCGGTCGTTCTAAGAAATTTCGGTGACGGCGTGTCCGCGTTTCGAAACGTATGCGCCCACCGGCAATGCACGATCGCCGCCGACGGGGCCAGTCACAGTGCCTCCCTGAAATGTCCCTATCACGGATGGCACTACGGGGCCGACGGCCGGACGCGAAAGATCCCGGGTGCAAAGAACTTTCCAAACTTTGACCGCGAAGCCCACCGCTTGCAGACGTATGCCGTCCAGTTCTGTGGTGAATTGGTATTCACACGTTTGTGTGCCCCCGATGATGTGGGACATGGCAGCTTGCAAGCCTGGATGGGCGACACGTTTGATCAGTTGCAACAGGCTACCCGACCGGAACATTGGACCCAAAACCTGGGAACACACCTCGATTTTCATGTGAACTGGAAGATCCCGATCGAAGGTTCCTTGGAAAGTTACCACTTGGATGAAGTCCACGCGGCCACCTTTGGGCATGACCCCGGAGAAGAGCATTCCGAACACGTGATGAGTCCACTGGGAACGACTTTTCAAACCCGCTATCGCACCGATTCCCTGGTCGAACGAATCGAAGAACGGTGCATTCGCTGGATGACCGGCGGGTTCGATGGCAGTTATCGACATCTGCACACCTTTCCAAACTTGATGGCATCCCTGAACGATTCGTTGTCGTTGGTTTACCAAATCGTTCCGACAGGCCCGACGACCAGCCGAATGAACTTGTGGGGGTTCGGACGTGCCGCCTCACGAGGCGGTTGGTTCGCTAAGATGGGATCGAGGGCGATGCGCCGTGCCAGCGCAAAGATGGCGCTGAAGGTACTGAACGAAGACGCAGCCATCTTTCCCTTGGTACAGCGTGGCATGACCGCATTGTGCGACGACACGTTGCCCGACGATCAACCCGCAACCGCGCAATCACCTTCGCCGTCGGCGAAACGCCCGGGTGTTTTTGGTCGCTGCGAAGAACGTTTGGACGCATTTCACCGTGATTGGCAATCGCGGTTTGCCAGTATCGGCCGGGCATCATCAACCAGTGAATTAGCGTCCACACGCCATCCATGA
- a CDS encoding SDR family oxidoreductase, translated as MIDLSGKTALVTGGSRGIGRACALRLADCGANVAVNFLSSRDAATDVAKQINQRGVGSIAVRADVSRQDDCHALVSAVAEHFGGLDIVISNAAAGGFRGVAQLTAPNLEAAIRTNAAPVAWLCQAAAEHLADENDFGKVIAISSHGSIRAVDHYAAIGASKAALESLVRHMALEYGPQGINFNCVMPGIVRTEAVSTMPGVEDVLAAAKERLLVSKRDLSPDDVSGVVAFLASRQADMIQGQTIIVDGGITVRV; from the coding sequence TTGATCGATCTATCGGGAAAGACGGCCTTGGTGACCGGCGGAAGCCGTGGAATTGGACGTGCATGCGCGCTGCGTCTGGCCGATTGCGGCGCGAACGTTGCGGTGAACTTCTTGTCGTCACGCGACGCGGCCACCGACGTCGCCAAACAGATCAATCAGCGTGGCGTCGGGTCGATCGCCGTCCGCGCCGACGTCAGTCGACAAGACGATTGCCATGCGTTGGTGTCCGCCGTCGCAGAACATTTTGGCGGACTGGACATCGTGATCAGCAATGCTGCGGCGGGCGGTTTCCGCGGCGTCGCTCAGCTAACCGCACCCAATTTGGAAGCAGCGATTCGCACCAATGCCGCGCCGGTCGCATGGCTTTGCCAAGCGGCGGCGGAGCACTTGGCCGACGAAAACGATTTTGGCAAAGTGATCGCGATCAGCAGCCACGGTTCGATCCGTGCGGTCGATCACTACGCCGCCATCGGTGCATCCAAGGCGGCTTTGGAAAGCTTGGTCCGTCACATGGCATTGGAATATGGCCCCCAAGGCATCAATTTCAATTGTGTCATGCCGGGGATCGTCCGTACCGAAGCCGTGTCAACGATGCCGGGTGTTGAAGACGTGTTGGCCGCAGCCAAGGAACGGTTGCTGGTCAGCAAACGCGACTTGTCGCCCGACGACGTTTCCGGCGTGGTCGCGTTCTTGGCCAGCCGGCAAGCCGACATGATTCAAGGACAAACCATCATTGTCGACGGCGGGATCACCGTCCGTGTTTGA
- a CDS encoding condensation domain-containing protein, whose product MFDWRATTAFERFLYRCDPGGPSMTFRIEVGFDHPVCPERMQNAIAQTAAHHPILFCRLTQNQHHWIWEPCPMNPNEWFGDSDSLDVLPAIDPMTSAGFRFSQGRGDGDVQRLAFDFHHASVDGIAAAKWTAGVLRCYHDENPIDGGREHRAKEDIVHGQLRQRHKMPVPDNGPPIGLVEGLRNLWSTIRGKSIRFAPLTARQSDPAEQTAEPADAHREDDHVVSLNLPPHLSQRSREFVAESKIPLNDVAVAATFRMLADDPALRHQHGRLMINNPVNLRTVRQRRFSACNYTGLAFLRRHGQQVRRHDLLSGLHREMNYVRQRCVAAEFLRGLEAVDPHPSALRYIQRRRWFDATASMTCLSSVRIGRRHGAQPSDQGWQFGDNTLRSIRIVPPRPAGSSLALSLNDSLGRLCLTARSDPTALSLTETQDGLQRWVNHFSELMLPSGR is encoded by the coding sequence GTGTTTGACTGGCGCGCGACCACCGCATTCGAAAGATTCTTATACCGCTGTGATCCCGGCGGGCCTTCGATGACGTTCCGCATCGAAGTCGGCTTCGATCACCCGGTGTGCCCGGAACGGATGCAAAATGCCATTGCACAAACCGCGGCGCATCACCCCATCCTGTTTTGCCGGCTGACCCAGAACCAGCATCATTGGATCTGGGAACCGTGTCCGATGAACCCCAACGAATGGTTCGGTGACTCTGACAGTCTAGACGTCTTGCCGGCGATTGACCCCATGACATCGGCCGGCTTTCGATTCAGCCAAGGACGGGGTGACGGTGACGTCCAACGCCTCGCGTTCGACTTTCATCATGCATCGGTCGATGGCATCGCGGCGGCCAAATGGACCGCCGGCGTCCTGCGTTGCTATCACGACGAAAATCCTATCGATGGCGGCAGGGAACACCGTGCCAAGGAAGACATCGTCCACGGTCAGCTACGACAACGCCACAAAATGCCGGTTCCCGACAATGGACCACCAATCGGATTGGTGGAAGGTCTTCGCAATCTTTGGTCCACGATCCGCGGCAAGTCGATTCGGTTTGCACCTTTGACGGCGCGGCAGAGCGATCCTGCGGAACAAACGGCTGAACCGGCGGATGCCCACCGCGAAGATGATCATGTGGTGTCGCTGAACTTGCCACCTCATTTGTCACAACGCAGCCGCGAGTTTGTCGCGGAATCCAAGATCCCTCTGAACGATGTCGCCGTCGCAGCCACTTTTCGGATGTTGGCGGACGATCCAGCGCTGCGGCATCAGCACGGACGTTTGATGATCAACAACCCGGTCAATTTGCGAACGGTCCGGCAGCGTCGCTTTTCGGCGTGCAACTACACGGGGTTGGCATTCCTGCGGCGGCATGGCCAGCAAGTGCGACGGCACGATCTGCTGTCGGGCCTGCATCGTGAAATGAACTACGTCCGCCAGCGGTGCGTGGCTGCGGAATTCTTGCGAGGCCTGGAAGCGGTGGATCCCCATCCATCGGCACTGCGGTATATCCAGCGGCGTCGCTGGTTCGATGCGACGGCGTCGATGACGTGTCTGTCCAGCGTTCGAATCGGCCGACGACACGGAGCCCAGCCCAGCGACCAGGGCTGGCAGTTCGGTGACAACACGCTGCGATCCATACGCATTGTCCCCCCTCGACCGGCCGGATCATCGTTAGCACTGTCACTGAACGACTCGCTGGGCCGGCTTTGTTTGACGGCACGATCAGATCCGACCGCATTGTCATTGACCGAAACGCAAGATGGATTGCAGCGTTGGGTGAATCATTTCAGCGAACTCATGTTGCCATCCGGCCGCTAA
- a CDS encoding MerR family transcriptional regulator: MQLGISPDQGDNSGMDDIDHSDDEPIDPMDQDQNAAPALTQTPGMIDGIRIALAGRLGSMNRREATNLLRSFGATIVDAHQDAIHWVVIGADESPLTQHELLPASLRDAVGKGDTELIAEADLWQRLGLVETDTVGRQYYTPMMLADLLDIPLHVIRRWQRRGLIRPVRTMHRLPYFDFQEVATAKRLAQWIDAGASPKAIEQRLVDLIEVLPDIQRPLDQLSILVEGKQVLLRGGEGLIETGGQMRFDFDACEPSESETVDDDVVFPIESWEGPLAHADALASDDELLVAAFEADDRDDLETAIDCCHAILARDGPRADICFQLGEWLYRMNEPVAARERFYMAIELDPELVEARACLGMVLAELGQDELAIAAFRGVLSLHPDYPDAHYHVANLLADSGRDIEAEQHWKRFLHLSPESPWAGEARRRLKESQPEFDVDIESGAEQDEPAISVVRHDDP, encoded by the coding sequence ATGCAGCTTGGCATATCACCGGACCAGGGTGATAATTCGGGCATGGATGACATCGATCACAGCGACGACGAACCGATCGATCCGATGGATCAGGACCAAAATGCTGCGCCCGCGTTGACTCAAACACCGGGGATGATTGACGGCATTCGGATCGCTTTGGCCGGGCGATTGGGCAGCATGAACCGCCGCGAAGCGACCAATTTACTCCGGTCGTTTGGTGCGACCATCGTCGACGCCCATCAGGACGCGATTCATTGGGTCGTGATCGGCGCCGATGAATCACCGTTGACGCAGCATGAATTGTTACCCGCGTCGCTGCGTGACGCGGTCGGCAAGGGCGACACCGAACTGATCGCCGAAGCCGATTTGTGGCAACGTTTGGGGTTGGTGGAAACCGACACGGTCGGTCGACAATACTACACGCCGATGATGTTGGCGGATCTGTTGGATATCCCGCTGCACGTCATCCGGCGGTGGCAGCGCCGCGGGCTGATTCGCCCGGTTCGCACCATGCATCGGTTGCCCTATTTTGATTTCCAAGAAGTGGCGACTGCCAAGCGATTGGCCCAGTGGATCGATGCGGGGGCCAGTCCGAAAGCGATCGAACAGCGTTTGGTCGATTTGATCGAAGTCCTGCCCGACATTCAACGGCCATTGGATCAGTTGTCGATCCTGGTCGAAGGCAAGCAAGTCTTGTTGCGCGGCGGCGAAGGCTTGATCGAAACCGGCGGTCAAATGCGTTTCGATTTCGATGCGTGTGAGCCCAGTGAATCCGAAACGGTTGATGACGACGTCGTCTTTCCGATCGAATCGTGGGAAGGACCGCTGGCACACGCTGATGCACTGGCCAGTGATGATGAATTGTTGGTCGCGGCGTTCGAAGCCGATGATCGCGATGATTTGGAAACCGCCATCGATTGTTGCCACGCCATTTTGGCTCGCGACGGCCCCCGCGCCGACATTTGTTTCCAGCTGGGCGAATGGCTGTACCGGATGAATGAACCGGTGGCCGCCCGAGAACGCTTCTACATGGCGATCGAACTGGACCCGGAATTGGTCGAAGCCCGCGCCTGTTTGGGAATGGTGCTGGCGGAATTGGGGCAGGACGAATTGGCGATTGCGGCATTTCGCGGCGTCTTGTCATTGCACCCGGACTATCCCGATGCGCACTATCACGTTGCAAACTTGTTGGCCGATTCGGGACGCGACATCGAAGCGGAACAGCACTGGAAACGTTTTCTGCACTTGTCGCCCGAAAGCCCTTGGGCGGGCGAGGCGCGTCGTCGCTTGAAAGAATCCCAGCCGGAGTTCGACGTCGACATTGAATCAGGGGCCGAACAGGACGAACCCGCGATCAGCGTTGTTCGTCATGACGATCCGTAG
- a CDS encoding type III polyketide synthase — protein MNVTLDGIGFTVPPVSICRQKSSEVAKQLSCSSDQQRRRLEALYRRSGVQSRGSVLLSEAACGAVEQDFFPPAVDHDDRGPTTAVRSQQFADHAPQLAADASRSALDESGLDPGQVTHLVVVTCTGFAAPGVDIELIQRLGLPAQTQRVQVGFMGCHGAINGLRAAQGLLAANENANVLLCCVELCSLHYQYGYDANRIVSGALFADGAAAMVLRRDSQKPSLATLVETGSCLVPDSRDAMTWKVGDHGFEMTLSATVPSLIEAGLVDFLTPWLAKRGHTIESIQGWAVHPGGTRILSAVESSLGLQPEQLATSRSVLSEHGNMSSATMPAVLRQFADRDLPRPWLMLGFGPGLEIEVALLE, from the coding sequence GTGAATGTGACGCTTGATGGGATCGGTTTTACCGTCCCCCCGGTCAGTATTTGTCGACAGAAATCCAGCGAAGTCGCCAAACAGTTGTCCTGTTCCAGCGATCAGCAACGCCGGCGTTTGGAGGCTCTGTATCGCCGCAGCGGCGTGCAGTCGCGAGGCAGCGTGTTGTTGAGCGAGGCCGCGTGTGGCGCGGTCGAACAAGATTTCTTTCCACCCGCGGTCGATCACGACGACCGTGGACCGACGACCGCCGTCCGCAGCCAGCAATTCGCCGATCACGCACCGCAATTGGCCGCCGATGCGTCACGGTCCGCGCTGGATGAATCGGGACTTGATCCCGGTCAGGTCACCCACTTGGTGGTCGTGACTTGCACCGGGTTCGCCGCACCCGGCGTGGATATTGAATTGATCCAGCGTTTGGGATTGCCCGCGCAAACGCAACGCGTCCAAGTGGGATTCATGGGATGTCACGGTGCGATCAATGGATTGCGAGCCGCTCAAGGACTGTTGGCCGCCAACGAAAACGCCAACGTGTTGCTGTGCTGTGTCGAACTTTGCAGTTTGCATTACCAGTACGGATATGATGCCAACCGAATCGTTTCCGGTGCGTTGTTCGCCGATGGTGCGGCGGCGATGGTGTTGCGACGTGATTCCCAAAAGCCTTCGCTGGCAACGTTGGTGGAAACCGGGTCGTGTTTGGTGCCCGACAGCCGCGATGCGATGACATGGAAAGTCGGCGACCATGGATTTGAGATGACATTGTCGGCCACCGTTCCGTCGTTGATCGAAGCCGGGCTGGTGGATTTCTTGACCCCATGGCTTGCCAAGCGGGGCCATACGATCGAATCGATCCAAGGCTGGGCGGTGCATCCCGGCGGGACCCGGATTTTGTCCGCCGTCGAATCTTCCCTTGGATTGCAACCCGAACAGTTGGCCACATCCCGAAGCGTTTTGTCGGAGCACGGCAACATGTCGTCGGCAACCATGCCCGCGGTGCTGCGTCAGTTCGCCGATCGTGATTTGCCGCGACCCTGGTTGATGTTAGGATTCGGGCCCGGTTTGGAAATCGAAGTCGCCTTGTTGGAATAA
- a CDS encoding class I SAM-dependent methyltransferase: MSLPRRPFPAVDDRAGADDADRDAVMRGHCRIAAVAGISGALFGHLVRFARRRPGRPLRVLYLSAGNDDLAVRLVDTADRRGLPLQMTVLVPDAWSLNQQQQWMERRKLNAEVVCRDVFRQGLPDGFDVILCALWMHRMDEARAIRLIQSMQTAATGLLLCDWERSRTNLAAAWAASHLMSRSPALRKDAIDSVCAAFTREEFRGIVHRALARPVDVERLVPGCWVVRIDEIAVPAIVPAFA; this comes from the coding sequence ATGAGCCTACCGCGACGACCTTTTCCCGCCGTGGACGATCGAGCGGGCGCTGACGATGCGGATCGGGACGCCGTCATGCGAGGCCATTGCCGCATCGCCGCAGTGGCCGGGATCTCCGGTGCATTGTTTGGTCATCTTGTGCGGTTTGCGCGTCGGCGACCAGGCCGCCCGCTGCGCGTGTTGTATTTGTCCGCGGGTAATGATGACTTAGCCGTGCGATTGGTCGACACTGCCGATCGTCGCGGTCTGCCCCTGCAGATGACGGTGTTGGTTCCTGATGCTTGGTCGCTGAATCAACAACAGCAATGGATGGAACGTCGGAAGCTGAACGCGGAAGTTGTATGTCGCGACGTGTTCCGCCAAGGATTGCCCGACGGGTTTGACGTCATCCTGTGTGCGTTGTGGATGCATCGGATGGATGAAGCCCGAGCGATCCGGTTGATTCAGTCCATGCAGACCGCGGCAACCGGTCTGTTGCTGTGTGATTGGGAACGATCGCGGACCAATCTGGCGGCCGCCTGGGCCGCGTCGCATCTGATGTCACGGTCACCGGCATTGCGGAAAGACGCAATCGATTCGGTTTGCGCGGCCTTTACGCGAGAGGAGTTTCGCGGGATCGTACACCGGGCGCTTGCTAGACCCGTTGATGTGGAACGGCTGGTACCCGGCTGTTGGGTGGTTAGGATTGACGAAATTGCGGTTCCCGCGATCGTTCCTGCATTCGCCTGA
- a CDS encoding 2-hydroxyacid dehydrogenase, which yields MKVACFSTKSYDRQFIDEALESRDADLPQHEFRFLKPDLNRDTVVLADESDAICAFVNDRLDREVLEALKVAGIRFLVMRCAGFNNIDLKAAADFGIRAARVPKYSPYAVAEHAIGLLLTLNRKIHRAYHRVRDNNFSLEGLIGFDLHGRTVGIVGTGEIGKVFTRIASGFGCRCLMYDVHTDPAMESLGEYVSMERLLAESDIVSLHCPLNPHTYHLIDADALQTMKPGAIVVNTSRGGLVDAAAAIKCLKSGHLGGLALDVYEEESGLFFNDLSSQIIQDDVLTRLMTFPNVLITAHQAFFTSDAMRSIAMTTLTNLDCFESGQAVENEIVDRSE from the coding sequence ATGAAAGTTGCTTGCTTTAGTACCAAGTCGTACGACCGTCAGTTTATTGACGAAGCTTTGGAGTCGCGTGATGCGGATTTGCCCCAGCACGAGTTTCGATTTCTTAAGCCAGATTTGAACCGCGATACCGTGGTGTTGGCCGATGAATCGGATGCGATTTGCGCGTTCGTCAACGATCGGCTGGATCGCGAAGTCTTGGAAGCGTTGAAAGTCGCCGGCATTCGTTTTTTGGTGATGCGATGTGCGGGGTTCAACAACATCGATTTGAAAGCGGCGGCAGATTTCGGAATCCGCGCCGCTCGCGTGCCCAAGTACAGTCCCTACGCGGTGGCCGAACACGCGATTGGGTTGCTGTTGACGTTGAATCGCAAAATTCATCGCGCGTACCATCGCGTTCGCGACAACAATTTTTCGCTCGAAGGGCTAATCGGTTTCGACCTGCACGGACGCACCGTGGGAATCGTCGGTACCGGTGAAATCGGCAAGGTGTTCACACGGATTGCCAGCGGGTTTGGATGTCGGTGTCTGATGTACGACGTGCACACCGATCCGGCGATGGAATCGCTGGGGGAATACGTTTCGATGGAACGTCTGCTGGCTGAATCGGACATTGTGTCACTGCATTGCCCGTTGAATCCCCACACGTACCATTTGATCGACGCGGATGCTTTACAGACAATGAAACCGGGCGCGATTGTGGTCAACACATCGCGGGGAGGTTTGGTGGATGCGGCCGCCGCGATCAAGTGTTTGAAATCGGGGCACTTGGGCGGACTTGCCCTTGATGTGTACGAAGAAGAATCCGGATTGTTCTTCAATGATCTGTCCAGCCAAATCATCCAAGACGACGTGCTGACACGTTTGATGACGTTTCCCAACGTGTTGATCACGGCACACCAGGCGTTTTTCACAAGCGATGCGATGCGGTCGATCGCGATGACGACGTTGACCAATCTGGATTGTTTTGAATCTGGCCAAGCGGTCGAAAACGAAATCGTCGACCGCAGCGAATGA
- a CDS encoding prolipoprotein diacylglyceryl transferase, protein MRRTLFLIPHELGGLPIAGWGWALIVLAIAFALRMILASRKGSISATLQQEGWLWAAAGVLVTFILPQVEVRNVDGDPIGIAVRGYGFFLLLGVGTAVMAAAYRASKFGLNPDLIFGLAPWTFIGGIVGARLFYVIQYRHEYMADSMTETLRNMLAFTGGGLVVYGGFIGGFAASAYYLMRHRMPLLKLGDAIVPCIFIGLMFGRLGCLMNGCCYGGRCEPGSWAVQFPQASPVFHEQLINGELIGIQIDDDTRQIVAVQPGSIADDAGLEAGQTVDQISLDPSFLDDAPRDVPADQAAVGVALSVDDQIYRFSPQQLPPRSLSVHATQIISSISAAVMVVVLWLLGWWWTRRPGYRDGALMLIGFVGYAIIRFGLEWVRVDEAGQFGTGLSISQWVSIAVLLVSLASMVWLYRRGPAVETSPATAGMPQTTPRQS, encoded by the coding sequence ATGCGAAGAACGCTGTTTCTGATCCCTCACGAACTGGGCGGATTGCCCATCGCCGGTTGGGGATGGGCGCTGATCGTGCTTGCGATCGCGTTCGCGCTGCGGATGATCCTGGCGTCACGGAAAGGCAGCATTTCGGCCACCCTGCAACAGGAAGGCTGGTTGTGGGCCGCCGCCGGCGTGTTGGTCACCTTCATTTTGCCCCAAGTCGAAGTCCGCAACGTCGACGGCGATCCGATCGGCATCGCGGTCCGTGGATACGGATTTTTTCTGTTGCTGGGGGTCGGAACCGCTGTGATGGCCGCGGCTTATCGTGCGTCCAAGTTTGGCTTGAATCCGGACCTGATTTTCGGGTTGGCACCGTGGACGTTCATCGGCGGAATCGTCGGGGCCCGATTGTTTTACGTCATCCAGTATCGCCATGAGTACATGGCCGATTCGATGACCGAAACTTTGCGGAACATGCTGGCATTCACCGGCGGTGGGTTGGTGGTTTACGGCGGCTTCATCGGCGGATTTGCCGCTTCGGCCTATTACCTGATGCGACACCGGATGCCGCTGTTGAAATTGGGCGACGCGATCGTCCCGTGCATCTTTATCGGATTGATGTTCGGACGTCTGGGGTGCCTGATGAACGGTTGCTGTTACGGCGGACGGTGCGAACCGGGATCGTGGGCGGTGCAGTTTCCACAAGCCAGTCCCGTCTTTCACGAACAATTGATCAATGGCGAATTGATCGGTATCCAGATCGACGATGACACGCGTCAGATCGTCGCGGTTCAACCGGGCAGCATCGCCGATGACGCGGGGCTGGAAGCGGGACAGACCGTCGACCAGATCTCTTTGGACCCGTCGTTTTTGGATGACGCACCGCGAGACGTTCCTGCGGACCAGGCGGCCGTGGGCGTCGCCTTGTCCGTTGACGACCAGATTTATCGCTTTTCCCCGCAGCAATTGCCGCCTCGATCGTTATCGGTGCACGCCACTCAAATCATCAGCAGCATTTCAGCGGCTGTGATGGTTGTCGTCTTGTGGTTGCTCGGATGGTGGTGGACTCGACGTCCGGGCTATCGCGACGGTGCGTTGATGCTGATCGGCTTTGTCGGTTATGCGATAATTCGATTTGGGTTGGAATGGGTTCGCGTCGATGAAGCGGGACAGTTCGGAACCGGGTTGTCCATTTCACAGTGGGTCAGCATCGCGGTTCTGTTGGTTTCGCTGGCCAGCATGGTTTGGTTGTATCGTCGTGGGCCTGCGGTCGAAACTTCGCCCGCGACCGCCGGGATGCCACAAACCACACCGCGTCAATCATGA
- a CDS encoding porin family protein, with protein MRRLVILLAILCHWAVDLRGQGTGDDEATVRLALPQLAESNDPIDFVLPPLVGAPAESPGEAVQTQTSVIQPMSTNEIQSDARLDWLDDVQVGYDNGFVIASDHPIELATEDSDYVLRINGWGQLRHTATNFHSGTNDLNQFQLKRGRLIFAGNAFEPDLNYFVQLDGRSSSGDDVRLLDYYLDYDVGHAQWNRPRGALVLRAGKYKVPFSMARWMSGREFQFADRSVASTFFDVNRSFAWGVHGKLHPLGRPFHWDVAIFNGLVTGGAETGSSGNLDDNFAFSLRLHAFPTGDWGSTTLADLEHHDDLATRIGFGVATTRINRSGSTEFTRLRVIDSGLRLSDLLPADVDDYSVALFATDVSTKFRGWSTTLEYYFRTIGNFSGSQSEDLFDHGLWLQIGKFVIPHRMELVTRWSHITGDSGTLGRQNQSAEEIAAAMVWYLRQQHCKWVTDATYVDGAPIDSASLDLAPGNAGWLFRSQVQFSF; from the coding sequence ATGCGTCGTCTGGTCATTCTCCTCGCGATCCTTTGTCACTGGGCCGTCGACCTTCGTGGTCAAGGTACCGGTGATGACGAGGCCACCGTACGACTGGCTCTGCCGCAACTGGCCGAATCAAACGATCCGATCGACTTTGTCCTGCCCCCGCTGGTCGGTGCTCCCGCCGAAAGTCCTGGCGAAGCGGTACAAACGCAAACATCGGTGATCCAACCGATGTCGACCAATGAAATCCAATCCGACGCCCGCTTGGATTGGCTAGACGACGTCCAGGTCGGCTACGACAACGGGTTTGTGATCGCCAGTGATCATCCGATCGAATTGGCCACCGAAGATTCCGACTACGTTTTGCGAATCAACGGCTGGGGGCAACTTCGGCATACGGCAACCAATTTTCACAGCGGTACCAATGACCTGAACCAATTTCAGCTGAAACGTGGGCGGCTGATTTTCGCCGGCAACGCGTTCGAACCCGACCTGAACTATTTCGTCCAGCTTGACGGACGCAGCAGCAGCGGTGACGACGTCCGCCTGTTGGATTACTACCTGGACTACGATGTCGGACATGCCCAGTGGAATCGCCCACGGGGTGCACTGGTCCTGCGTGCCGGGAAATACAAAGTTCCGTTCTCGATGGCCCGTTGGATGTCGGGACGCGAATTTCAATTCGCCGACCGCAGCGTGGCTAGCACCTTTTTTGACGTCAACCGAAGCTTCGCCTGGGGCGTGCACGGAAAACTGCATCCACTGGGACGTCCTTTCCATTGGGACGTTGCAATCTTCAACGGTCTGGTGACCGGTGGTGCGGAAACCGGAAGCAGCGGCAACCTGGACGACAATTTTGCGTTCAGCCTGCGACTGCATGCGTTCCCAACCGGCGATTGGGGATCGACAACCCTTGCCGACCTTGAACATCACGACGATCTGGCCACCCGAATCGGTTTCGGCGTTGCCACGACGCGGATCAACCGATCGGGCAGCACCGAATTCACTCGGCTGCGGGTGATCGATTCCGGATTGCGTTTGTCCGATCTGCTACCGGCCGACGTCGATGATTACAGCGTCGCCTTGTTCGCCACCGATGTGTCCACCAAGTTCCGTGGCTGGTCGACGACCCTGGAATACTATTTCCGAACCATCGGAAATTTCAGCGGCAGCCAATCGGAGGATCTGTTTGACCATGGGTTGTGGCTGCAAATCGGAAAGTTCGTCATCCCCCATCGGATGGAACTGGTGACACGGTGGTCGCACATCACGGGCGACTCGGGAACCCTCGGCCGACAGAACCAAAGCGCCGAAGAAATCGCCGCCGCGATGGTTTGGTACCTACGTCAGCAACACTGCAAATGGGTCACCGACGCTACGTATGTCGACGGCGCGCCGATCGATTCGGCGTCTTTGGATCTGGCCCCCGGCAACGCCGGTTGGCTGTTCCGATCACAAGTTCAATTCAGCTTTTGA